In Nicotiana tabacum cultivar K326 chromosome 19, ASM71507v2, whole genome shotgun sequence, one DNA window encodes the following:
- the LOC107832609 gene encoding uncharacterized protein LOC107832609: MTKFFCNLEINQKVEFTVVRSCSKRYELKCIVEKCGWNIRATRIKHSSLFRVIKYHNNHECSVDARKSYQKHATSTFISEQILEHVRDKKIEVTPAFVESEMKKKFGFDIGYHKAWRAIQKDIASIRRTPEENYQILPSYLYMMVHRNPETFAYMFFAPAASIVGWCYCRPVIAVDAIFLKSKYRGVLFVVVSKDANNQIFPLSFGVVDSENNDAYIWFFGEMRKAIQVRRELVFNLDSMLFRINSEGMEFIVDLKKRICDCLEFQLDELPCPHTIAAINKRYLQKSNYCSKWYSRET; encoded by the exons AAGTTGAATTCACTGTTGTTAGATCATGTTCAAAGAGATACGAGCTGAAATGCATCGTGGAGAAATGTGGTTGGAATATACGTGCTACCAGAATAAAACATTCCTCACTTTTCAGGGTGATAAAATATCATAACAACCATGAATGCTCGGTTGATGCAAGAAAATCATATCAGAAGCATGCTACATCAACATTTATAAGTGAACAAATTTTAGAACATGTTCGAGATAAAAAGATTGAGGTTACACCAGCCTTTGTAGAaagtgaaatgaaaaagaaatttggatTTGACATTGGATATCACAAGGCATGGCGCGCTATTCAAAAAGATATTGCTTCCATAAGGAGAACACCGGAAGAGAACTACCAGATTCTTCCTTCATACCTATACATGATGGTGCATAGAAACCCAGAGAC ATTTGCTTACATGTTCTTTGCTCCTGCGGCATCAATAGTTGGTTGGTGCTACTGTAGACCCGTGATTGCAGTAGATGCAatatttttaaagtcaaaatatcgTGGCGTTCTATTTGTTGTTGTATCAAAGGATGCAAACAATCAAATCTTTCCTCTATCTTTCGGTGTAGTAGATTCAGAAAACAACGATGCATACATCTGGTTCTTCGGGgaaatgagaaaagcaattcaagtccgTCGTGAACTG GTGTTCAACCTTGATTCAATGTTGTTTAGAATAAATAGTGAAGGAATGGAATTCATTGTGGACTTAAAGAAGAGAATTTGTGACTGCTTGGaattccaacttgatgaattGCCCTGTCCACACACAATTGCTGCTATTAATAAGAGATATTTGCAGAAatctaattactgctcaaaatgGTATTCAAGGGAAACATGA